Proteins encoded together in one Gemmatimonadetes bacterium T265 window:
- the nuoJ gene encoding NADH dehydrogenase has translation MSGFEQFFFHLFGLVALASALLFVTRKSPVAAALWLVSTMFSLAALYILMNAQFVGAVQVLVYAGAIMVVFLFVVMLLNLGQVNPAADFKSLPARIAGGLVALALFAELLVVGRVQLPLDLGPGAGTTAVVDGDENVIAPVAGALFTQHLVAFEVTSLLLLAAVVGAVVLAKPRRSES, from the coding sequence ATGAGCGGCTTCGAGCAGTTCTTCTTCCACCTCTTCGGCCTGGTCGCGCTCGCGTCGGCGCTGCTCTTCGTCACGCGCAAGAGCCCGGTCGCGGCGGCGCTCTGGCTCGTGAGCACGATGTTCTCGCTCGCGGCGCTCTACATCCTCATGAACGCGCAGTTCGTCGGCGCCGTGCAGGTGCTCGTCTACGCGGGCGCGATCATGGTCGTGTTCCTCTTCGTCGTCATGCTGCTCAACCTCGGCCAGGTGAACCCGGCGGCCGACTTCAAGTCGTTGCCGGCGCGGATCGCGGGCGGGCTCGTCGCGCTCGCGCTCTTCGCCGAGTTGCTCGTCGTCGGCCGGGTACAGCTCCCGCTCGACCTGGGACCCGGCGCCGGGACCACCGCGGTCGTGGACGGCGACGAGAACGTCATCGCGCCCGTCGCGGGCGCGCTGTTCACGCAGCACCTCGTCGCGTTCGAAGTCACGAGCTTGCTCCTGCTCGCGGCGGTCGTCGGCGCCGTGGTCCTCGCCAAGCCACGCCGGAGCGAGTCGTGA